One Desulfovibrio sp. Fe33 DNA segment encodes these proteins:
- the traT gene encoding complement resistance protein TraT produces MKKTMKTAMVLIGALFLLASCVERQQNSYRLVKDEASGYSYGATKSGEFVADPAMFRNSRLKLRIRNTTGDSSLDIYNFRDQLEAAYESIGYEVTHGDDFGILLDINIRYFGQATEMLPSQYTFLGAAAGGVAGAAPGIQGGRGADAITGAAAGTVIGAALSEIIRNYATEETFVIISSVTMGTVMPEHIEDEKTISFVTGKKIKEKKTNFKGFRSRETLELAVYAGGFRANKSDIISEVRTRHLRILKDII; encoded by the coding sequence ATGAAGAAAACGATGAAAACCGCGATGGTGCTGATTGGGGCGTTGTTCCTGCTGGCCTCCTGCGTGGAGCGGCAACAGAACTCGTACCGGCTGGTGAAGGACGAGGCCTCCGGCTATTCCTACGGGGCCACCAAGAGCGGCGAGTTCGTGGCCGATCCAGCCATGTTCCGGAACAGCCGGCTCAAACTCCGAATCCGCAACACCACGGGCGATTCCAGCCTGGATATATACAATTTCCGCGACCAGCTTGAGGCGGCTTACGAGAGCATCGGCTACGAGGTCACTCACGGAGATGATTTCGGCATTCTGCTCGACATCAACATCCGTTACTTCGGCCAGGCCACGGAGATGCTGCCCTCGCAATATACCTTCCTCGGAGCGGCCGCGGGCGGTGTGGCCGGGGCCGCGCCCGGTATCCAGGGGGGGCGCGGTGCGGACGCCATTACGGGCGCAGCCGCCGGGACCGTCATCGGGGCCGCTCTCTCCGAAATCATTCGCAATTACGCCACGGAGGAGACGTTCGTCATTATCTCTTCCGTGACCATGGGAACGGTCATGCCCGAGCATATTGAGGATGAGAAGACCATCTCCTTCGTCACCGGCAAGAAGATCAAGGAGAAAAAGACCAACTTCAAGGGATTCCGCTCCCGCGAAACTCTTGAACTGGCGGTCTACGCGGGCGGCTTCCGGGCGAACAAGTCGGACATCATCTCCGAGGTCCGCACCCGGCATCTGCGCATTCTCAAGGACATCATCTAG
- a CDS encoding 3'-5' exoribonuclease YhaM family protein — protein sequence MARSVGKKSQYIQSLSPGQSVDDIFLLAVANQAQSKNGPYWNLSFQDATGAVDGKIWSPKSLEYPSLEPGIFVRVKGFVESYRDKNQLKVDQMELLDGNALGVDLSDFMPASKVPPEEMMEALEDLITEHMKHKPWKAFCRKVLGSDDIRFRLLTAPGAKTVHHAYVGGLLEHTLGVARACMALCDVYPDLDRQTLLAGAIFHDLGKAWELSGGLVNDYTDEGRLFGHIQIGVEKLEPFLARAPRLEEGLKLHLKHLITSHHGEHEFGSPVRPKTPEAFILHFADNMDAKLNIIDQAYAEMDKTGTSWSPYMRFLERNVFRPEQTPDSAKKQNGKSENQCLLPLKA from the coding sequence ATGGCAAGATCAGTGGGCAAAAAGTCGCAATATATCCAATCGCTGTCACCGGGCCAATCCGTTGACGACATCTTTCTCCTGGCCGTGGCCAACCAGGCTCAGTCAAAGAACGGGCCTTACTGGAACCTTTCGTTTCAGGACGCCACCGGGGCCGTCGACGGCAAGATATGGAGCCCGAAAAGTCTTGAATATCCGTCTCTTGAACCAGGCATATTCGTCCGTGTAAAAGGTTTCGTGGAGAGCTATCGCGACAAGAATCAGCTCAAGGTGGATCAAATGGAACTGCTGGACGGGAACGCGCTTGGCGTCGACCTGTCGGATTTTATGCCTGCGTCCAAGGTTCCGCCCGAGGAGATGATGGAGGCCCTGGAGGATCTGATTACCGAGCATATGAAGCACAAGCCGTGGAAGGCTTTTTGCCGCAAGGTGCTGGGCAGTGACGATATCCGCTTCAGGCTTCTGACCGCTCCAGGCGCCAAGACCGTGCATCACGCCTATGTGGGCGGCCTGCTTGAGCATACTTTGGGGGTTGCCCGGGCGTGCATGGCCCTGTGTGACGTTTATCCCGACCTGGATCGCCAGACGTTGCTGGCAGGGGCCATTTTCCACGACCTGGGCAAGGCCTGGGAGTTGTCCGGCGGCCTGGTCAACGATTACACCGACGAAGGGCGGCTTTTCGGCCACATCCAGATCGGCGTGGAAAAGCTGGAGCCGTTTCTGGCCCGCGCGCCCCGCCTTGAAGAGGGCCTCAAATTGCACCTCAAGCATCTGATTACGAGCCACCACGGCGAGCACGAGTTCGGCTCCCCCGTGCGTCCCAAGACCCCGGAGGCGTTCATCCTGCATTTTGCGGACAACATGGATGCCAAACTGAACATCATCGACCAGGCCTATGCCGAAATGGACAAGACCGGAACGAGCTGGTCGCCCTATATGCGGTTCCTTGAGCGCAACGTGTTCCGGCCCGAGCAGACCCCGGACAGCGCCAAAAAACAGAACGGGAAATCGGAGAATCAATGTTTATTACCTTTGAAGGCATAG
- the surE gene encoding 5'/3'-nucleotidase SurE gives MNILLANDDGIQAIGLRALYFALKEAGHDVHVVAPVTEQSAVGHAVTLAMPIRVKQFRENGFVGQGVYGTPVDCVKLGLSTLLDEKPDLVLSGINAGANVGVDILYSGTVSAATEGALMEIPSMAVSMDNFNPEDLSGQARYCADLLPRIPWSELPRKCVLNLNFPNLPIEEAREMVLCPHTRASYDDVYDTRQDPRGRPYYWLTGAIPPERISADRDRALLTAGHITMTPLHFDFTDRETLDMLRRTVS, from the coding sequence ATGAACATTCTGCTCGCCAATGACGACGGCATCCAGGCCATCGGCCTTCGCGCCCTGTATTTCGCCCTCAAGGAAGCGGGCCACGACGTCCATGTGGTCGCGCCGGTGACGGAACAGTCCGCAGTGGGACACGCCGTAACCCTTGCCATGCCCATCAGGGTAAAACAGTTCCGGGAAAACGGTTTCGTGGGACAAGGCGTCTACGGCACGCCTGTGGACTGCGTCAAGCTCGGCCTGTCCACCCTGCTGGACGAAAAGCCCGACCTGGTCTTGTCCGGCATCAACGCCGGGGCCAACGTGGGCGTGGATATCCTTTACTCCGGTACGGTGTCCGCCGCAACCGAAGGCGCACTCATGGAAATTCCTTCCATGGCCGTTTCCATGGACAACTTCAATCCCGAGGACTTGAGCGGCCAGGCGCGGTATTGCGCCGACCTGCTGCCCCGAATCCCCTGGAGCGAGCTGCCGCGCAAGTGCGTGCTCAACCTCAATTTCCCAAACCTGCCCATTGAAGAGGCCCGGGAGATGGTTCTCTGCCCGCACACCAGGGCGTCCTACGACGACGTCTACGACACCAGGCAGGACCCGCGCGGCAGGCCGTACTACTGGCTCACTGGAGCCATCCCGCCGGAACGGATCAGCGCGGACCGGGACCGCGCCCTGCTGACCGCCGGACACATAACCATGACCCCGCTGCATTTCGATTTCACGGATCGGGAAACCCTGGACATGCTCAGGCGTACCGTTTCGTAA
- the gap gene encoding type I glyceraldehyde-3-phosphate dehydrogenase: MATKIGLNGFGRIGRYLTRLLAEENDLELVAVNARASNEDLAHLLKYDSVHGRFLDVQPTEDGFIVAGKPVKVTRNAPGEWNWGELGCDLVVESTGKFTDRESCEKHLACGAKKVIISAPGKNADVTVVIGVNDEELKPEHKIISNASCTTNCLAPVAKVIHEAFGIKHGIMTTVHSYTMSQRILDGSHKDMRRARACAMSMVPTTTGAAKAVGLVIPELNGLLDGMSIRVPTPNVSLVDLVCELKKETTVEEVNAALKAAANDSMGYTDEPLVSVDFTGSTFGGVVDSALTRVMGGTQVKVIAWYDNEAGFTNQLLRLIRKTAAM; encoded by the coding sequence ATGGCGACGAAAATAGGTTTGAACGGATTTGGACGCATCGGCCGGTATCTGACCCGACTGCTCGCGGAGGAGAACGACCTGGAATTGGTGGCCGTCAACGCACGCGCCTCGAACGAGGACCTTGCCCATCTGCTCAAATACGACTCCGTGCACGGCCGGTTCCTGGACGTGCAGCCCACCGAGGACGGCTTCATCGTGGCCGGGAAGCCGGTAAAGGTGACCCGCAACGCGCCCGGCGAATGGAACTGGGGCGAACTCGGCTGCGACCTGGTCGTTGAATCCACCGGCAAATTCACCGACCGCGAAAGCTGTGAGAAGCACCTGGCCTGCGGCGCCAAGAAAGTCATCATCTCCGCGCCCGGCAAGAACGCCGACGTGACCGTGGTCATCGGCGTGAACGACGAGGAGCTCAAGCCCGAGCACAAGATCATCTCCAACGCCTCCTGCACGACCAACTGTCTGGCTCCGGTGGCCAAGGTCATCCACGAAGCCTTCGGCATCAAGCACGGCATCATGACCACCGTGCACTCCTACACCATGAGCCAGCGCATCCTGGACGGCTCCCACAAGGACATGCGCCGCGCCCGCGCCTGCGCCATGAGCATGGTCCCCACCACCACCGGCGCGGCCAAGGCTGTCGGCCTGGTCATCCCCGAGCTCAACGGCCTGCTGGACGGCATGTCCATCCGCGTTCCCACCCCCAACGTTTCCCTGGTGGACCTGGTCTGCGAACTGAAGAAGGAAACCACCGTCGAGGAAGTCAACGCGGCCCTCAAGGCGGCGGCCAACGATTCCATGGGCTACACCGACGAGCCCCTGGTTTCCGTGGATTTCACCGGCTCCACCTTCGGCGGCGTGGTCGACAGCGCCCTGACCCGCGTCATGGGCGGCACCCAGGTCAAGGTCATTGCCTGGTACGACAACGAGGCCGGTTTCACCAACCAGTTGCTGCGCCTCATCAGGAAAACCGCCGCCATGTAG
- a CDS encoding S1C family serine protease, whose translation MSVLILLISSCLLLSSCNAKQGGSASGSNDSPAAVTAALLDQGQIDKAAGVVVANEAYFSGVMGNADVASTMDRLAKGLEFKYSPLIAELGAEAEAVPWPVDRNRWAEVRSAMDALAAKADGLKKMEIFKYPRFRPAGYDQALKIASARTEAVRADAPGYFATFPLGGGQNFFDVYPVKLDETDFLAANQAVWSKAVGSMSREQSSAFLANYGKFLPDSSRERLAQEYFKTLCPNPAKADLKDILAAYEQCKDAGLELKTIPGIKIAFLQVTSPDLIRDKAIDFGLDIKLDMPFKASKASMRTAFQSEAVQEADILVLVGIATAKARRVVAREETIQSTYVASFAREDNPEYEIAKAEMEAATREQQTAANKETTHWLVDPIIHYIEEGEKDDLVAETDKRLSQAKEKLRVTPKFIQVPDYQPYPVTKAYMDIYKLGTVNYYVVDKRRKRIFRDTFDISEKSFFTVCYALQDSDPQRTKFLQESVLEDDVVRYELEPTVVNLSDLLDQYASRSAEVKKYKNMGEVQRAFTADRSTAQLKRKNETYGYDKYSDKRFDSVVLVRNTGSGIGTGFYVTDDMVITNYHVVEEANYVQLKRFDERETMGRVIARDARVDLALIQADIRGKAVCFYDKRELPLGETLEIIGHPQGLEFSITRGVISSIRETPPINYMSSNSKVLYIQTDAATNGGNSGGPVFYGKYVVGVHDWGIKKAGSGAAAEGLNFSIHYKEVFDFLDDNGISVCKGSK comes from the coding sequence TTGTCCGTCTTGATCCTGTTGATTTCGTCCTGTCTGCTCCTCTCGTCCTGCAATGCGAAGCAGGGCGGCTCCGCCTCGGGTTCCAATGATTCTCCTGCTGCGGTAACCGCCGCTTTGCTCGATCAGGGACAGATTGATAAGGCCGCCGGAGTCGTGGTGGCCAATGAAGCCTATTTCTCCGGGGTCATGGGCAACGCCGATGTGGCGTCCACCATGGACCGGTTGGCCAAGGGGCTGGAGTTCAAGTATTCCCCGCTGATTGCCGAGCTTGGCGCTGAGGCCGAAGCTGTGCCGTGGCCGGTGGATCGCAACCGTTGGGCCGAGGTCCGGTCCGCCATGGATGCGCTTGCCGCGAAGGCGGACGGTCTGAAGAAGATGGAAATCTTCAAATATCCCAGGTTCAGGCCTGCTGGATACGATCAGGCTCTCAAAATCGCGTCGGCCAGAACTGAGGCCGTTCGTGCGGACGCCCCCGGCTATTTCGCGACCTTTCCCCTGGGCGGCGGACAAAATTTCTTTGACGTATACCCCGTGAAGCTCGATGAGACGGATTTCCTCGCGGCGAATCAGGCCGTGTGGAGCAAGGCTGTCGGCTCCATGTCCCGGGAGCAGTCTTCGGCGTTTCTCGCCAACTACGGCAAGTTCCTGCCTGATTCCTCCAGAGAGCGGCTGGCGCAGGAGTATTTCAAGACTCTGTGCCCCAATCCCGCGAAGGCCGATCTCAAGGATATCCTCGCGGCGTATGAGCAATGCAAGGACGCCGGACTTGAGCTGAAAACCATCCCCGGCATCAAGATTGCCTTTCTTCAGGTGACCAGCCCTGACCTGATTCGGGACAAAGCCATCGATTTCGGCCTGGACATCAAGCTGGACATGCCGTTCAAGGCGTCCAAGGCCTCCATGCGCACGGCCTTCCAGAGCGAGGCCGTGCAGGAAGCGGACATTCTCGTCCTGGTGGGCATCGCCACGGCCAAGGCCCGACGGGTTGTGGCCAGGGAGGAGACGATTCAGTCGACCTACGTGGCCTCCTTCGCGCGCGAGGACAACCCCGAATACGAGATTGCCAAGGCGGAGATGGAGGCGGCGACCAGGGAGCAACAGACGGCCGCGAACAAGGAAACCACGCATTGGCTCGTGGACCCGATCATTCATTACATTGAGGAAGGGGAAAAGGACGACCTCGTGGCGGAGACGGACAAGCGTCTTTCGCAGGCCAAGGAAAAGCTCAGGGTCACACCCAAGTTCATTCAGGTGCCCGACTATCAGCCTTACCCCGTGACCAAGGCGTACATGGATATCTACAAGCTCGGCACGGTCAACTACTATGTGGTGGACAAACGTCGTAAGCGGATTTTCAGGGACACCTTCGATATCAGCGAGAAGTCCTTTTTCACCGTATGCTACGCCTTGCAGGACAGTGATCCGCAACGCACCAAGTTCCTGCAGGAATCCGTGCTGGAGGATGACGTGGTCCGCTATGAACTCGAACCGACGGTCGTCAATCTGTCGGATTTGCTCGACCAGTACGCAAGTCGTTCTGCCGAGGTGAAGAAATACAAGAACATGGGCGAGGTGCAGCGTGCTTTTACCGCCGACCGCAGCACCGCGCAGCTCAAGCGCAAGAACGAGACGTACGGGTATGACAAGTATTCGGACAAACGGTTCGACAGCGTTGTGCTGGTGCGCAACACCGGTTCCGGTATCGGCACCGGCTTCTACGTCACCGACGATATGGTCATCACCAACTACCACGTGGTGGAAGAGGCGAACTACGTTCAGCTCAAGCGGTTCGACGAGCGCGAAACCATGGGGCGCGTCATCGCCCGGGACGCGCGGGTCGATCTGGCTTTGATCCAGGCGGACATCCGGGGCAAGGCGGTCTGCTTCTACGACAAGCGGGAATTGCCTCTGGGCGAGACGTTGGAGATCATCGGCCATCCGCAGGGATTGGAGTTCTCCATCACCCGGGGCGTCATCAGCTCCATACGGGAGACGCCGCCCATCAACTACATGTCGTCCAACAGCAAGGTCCTGTATATCCAGACCGATGCGGCAACCAATGGCGGCAACTCCGGCGGGCCGGTCTTCTACGGCAAGTATGTGGTTGGCGTGCATGACTGGGGCATCAAGAAAGCCGGGTCCGGCGCGGCCGCCGAGGGACTCAATTTCTCGATCCACTACAAGGAAGTGTTCGATTTTCTTGACGACAACGGAATCAGCGTATGCAAGGGGAGCAAATAA
- a CDS encoding amino acid ABC transporter permease, producing the protein MSAELLPKRSGILSFSVLADTSKTLFLLIVVVGLLILGSQRLGYNWQWYRIPQYLWQVSDHGFTWGPLMEGLWVTFKITGISLALMLVIGLATALMRMSPSWAARWTARGYMEMIRNTPLLIQIFFIYFVIAPILDISAFNSAVIALSLFEGAYASEIFRAGITSIDKGQWEAAKSLGMGAYAMYRHIILPQAVRRVLPPLTSQAVSLVKDSALVSTIAILDLTQRGRMIDAETFLTFEIWFTVAAIYLVVTLALSGVVRLLEGRSNGLRP; encoded by the coding sequence ATGTCGGCTGAATTACTTCCCAAACGATCAGGAATCTTGTCTTTTTCTGTCCTGGCGGATACGTCCAAGACTCTATTTCTCCTGATCGTCGTCGTCGGGCTGCTCATTCTGGGCTCCCAGCGGCTGGGGTACAACTGGCAGTGGTACCGCATTCCGCAGTATCTCTGGCAGGTCTCGGATCATGGTTTCACCTGGGGGCCGCTCATGGAAGGGCTCTGGGTGACGTTCAAGATCACGGGCATCAGCCTTGCGCTCATGCTGGTCATAGGTTTGGCCACAGCATTGATGCGTATGTCGCCGTCCTGGGCTGCGAGATGGACGGCACGCGGATACATGGAGATGATCCGCAATACCCCGTTGCTCATTCAGATATTCTTCATATATTTTGTCATCGCGCCCATTCTGGACATCTCCGCCTTCAATTCGGCCGTCATCGCATTGAGTCTGTTCGAGGGGGCTTACGCATCGGAGATATTCCGGGCTGGCATAACCTCCATCGACAAGGGGCAATGGGAAGCCGCCAAGAGCCTCGGCATGGGAGCATACGCCATGTACAGGCATATCATCTTGCCCCAGGCCGTGCGGCGCGTGCTGCCGCCTTTGACCAGCCAGGCCGTGTCCCTGGTCAAGGATTCGGCCCTGGTCAGCACCATCGCCATTCTGGACCTGACCCAGCGGGGGCGCATGATCGACGCGGAAACGTTTTTGACTTTCGAGATTTGGTTCACCGTCGCCGCCATCTACCTGGTGGTCACTCTGGCACTGTCCGGGGTGGTCAGGTTGCTGGAGGGACGGTCCAACGGCCTTAGGCCATAA
- a CDS encoding transporter substrate-binding domain-containing protein: MKTIRLQALAILFILLASAFGCSQQPSQQTADNKNSATVEAASGSGGQLDAILERGVIRVGFDTFKPWAMKDKNGEYIGFEIEVARRLAEDMGVQVEFVPTKWSGIIPALLTGKFDIIIGGMSITPQRNLKVNFSQPYEYSGMSIVASRKLAGDRSSVEQFNNPDTTIAVRLGTTAAEAAKNFLPKAQLLFFDEESQTIQELLNGRVHAVVASNPLPLNLSKEYADQFYLPLSEDFSREPIAFAVRKGDLDFLNWLDNWVRVTMSKGWLQNRYEYWFFSHEWESQIQ; the protein is encoded by the coding sequence ATGAAAACCATCCGCCTTCAAGCCCTCGCCATACTTTTCATCCTGCTCGCATCCGCCTTCGGGTGCAGTCAGCAGCCCTCGCAACAAACGGCGGACAATAAAAATTCGGCCACAGTTGAAGCCGCTTCCGGGTCGGGCGGTCAACTCGACGCCATCCTTGAACGCGGCGTGATCCGAGTCGGGTTCGACACCTTCAAGCCCTGGGCCATGAAGGACAAGAACGGCGAATATATCGGTTTTGAAATCGAGGTGGCCCGGCGTCTGGCCGAGGATATGGGCGTTCAGGTCGAATTCGTGCCCACCAAGTGGTCCGGCATCATCCCGGCCCTGTTGACCGGCAAGTTCGATATCATTATCGGTGGCATGTCCATCACCCCCCAGCGCAACCTCAAGGTGAATTTTTCCCAGCCGTACGAGTATTCCGGCATGTCCATCGTGGCCAGCAGAAAGCTTGCCGGGGATCGTTCCTCGGTAGAGCAATTCAACAATCCGGACACGACCATCGCCGTCCGGCTCGGCACCACCGCAGCCGAAGCTGCCAAGAACTTTCTGCCCAAAGCCCAGCTCCTCTTTTTCGATGAGGAGTCGCAGACCATTCAGGAGCTGCTCAACGGACGCGTGCACGCCGTGGTCGCCTCCAACCCGCTTCCTTTGAATCTGTCCAAGGAGTATGCGGACCAATTCTATCTGCCTCTTTCTGAAGACTTCAGCAGGGAGCCCATCGCCTTTGCCGTGCGGAAGGGTGATCTCGACTTCCTGAACTGGCTGGACAACTGGGTCCGCGTGACCATGAGCAAGGGGTGGTTGCAGAACCGGTACGAGTATTGGTTCTTCTCTCACGAGTGGGAAAGCCAGATTCAGTAG
- the tmk gene encoding dTMP kinase — MFITFEGIEGTGKSTQIARVREYFEQQGREVLLTLEPGGSRVGVELRKMLLHVDNKDITPITELFLYLADRAQHVGQVIRPGLEAGKVVLCDRFADSTIVYQGYGRGLDTTMLKELNEVAVDGLWPDLTIVLDIDPEEGLKRATLRNLEEGKAKEEGRFEAEHLSFHNRIRQGYLTWAAFNRERIRVVDASGTPDEVFAQIRAAIETGGAGEG, encoded by the coding sequence ATGTTTATTACCTTTGAAGGCATAGAGGGGACCGGAAAGTCCACGCAGATCGCCAGGGTTCGGGAATATTTCGAGCAGCAGGGCAGGGAGGTTCTCCTGACCCTGGAGCCCGGCGGCAGCCGTGTGGGCGTTGAACTGCGCAAGATGCTTCTGCATGTGGACAACAAGGACATCACGCCCATTACCGAGCTTTTCCTTTATCTGGCGGACCGCGCGCAGCATGTGGGCCAGGTCATTCGGCCCGGTCTCGAAGCGGGAAAGGTGGTCCTTTGCGACCGATTCGCGGATTCGACCATCGTTTACCAGGGGTACGGGCGCGGCCTGGACACCACCATGCTCAAGGAACTCAACGAGGTGGCCGTCGACGGGCTGTGGCCCGATCTGACTATCGTCCTGGACATAGACCCCGAGGAGGGGCTGAAGCGGGCCACCCTCCGCAATCTTGAGGAAGGCAAGGCCAAGGAGGAAGGGCGGTTCGAGGCCGAGCACCTTTCTTTCCACAACCGGATCAGGCAGGGATATTTGACCTGGGCCGCCTTCAACCGGGAGCGAATCCGCGTTGTCGACGCCTCCGGGACGCCCGACGAGGTCTTCGCGCAGATCAGGGCGGCCATCGAGACCGGCGGCGCAGGAGAAGGTTGA
- a CDS encoding O-acetylhomoserine aminocarboxypropyltransferase/cysteine synthase family protein → MTDRHYGPQTVALHAGHTPDETGSRAVPIYQTTAYLFRDTKHAADVFSLKEPGYIYTRLNNPTTDVLEKRLAALHGGAGAIATASGMAAIFYAVTTIASAGQNIVTGSNLYGGTQTLFEHTLKRFGIEARFVDSSDPANFEAAIDENTRLVYSEAIGNPRCNVDDLSGIAKVAHAHGVPFILDATVAPPPIFNPFDFGCDIVVYSLTKIVGGHGVAMGGAIVEKGDFDWAAGGKYPELTAPDPTYHGMNLWEVLGGPSGEPCPVFTTKVRIGLLRDTGAALSPHNSFLILQGMETLPLRARQHCENARKVAEFLEGHYAVEWVNYAGLPSHPDYDRAKNTFPLGPGAVFGFGVKGGLEAGRKFIESVELCSHLANILDAKTLVIHPASTTHGQSTPEEQQAAGVPEDLVRISVGIEDADDIIDDLDRALAMSQR, encoded by the coding sequence ATGACCGACAGACATTACGGGCCTCAGACCGTGGCCCTTCACGCGGGGCATACCCCGGACGAGACCGGCTCGCGGGCCGTGCCCATATATCAGACCACCGCGTACCTGTTCCGCGACACGAAACACGCCGCGGATGTTTTTTCCCTCAAGGAACCCGGCTATATCTACACACGGCTGAACAACCCCACGACCGACGTGCTGGAGAAGCGGCTTGCCGCCCTGCACGGCGGGGCCGGGGCCATCGCCACCGCCAGCGGCATGGCCGCCATCTTCTATGCGGTCACGACCATCGCGTCCGCAGGCCAGAACATCGTCACCGGCTCCAACCTTTACGGCGGGACCCAGACCTTGTTCGAGCATACCCTCAAGCGGTTCGGGATCGAGGCGCGTTTCGTGGATTCCTCCGATCCTGCGAATTTCGAAGCCGCCATCGACGAAAATACCCGGCTGGTTTACAGCGAGGCCATAGGCAACCCGCGTTGCAACGTGGACGATCTGTCCGGCATCGCCAAAGTCGCCCATGCCCACGGGGTGCCGTTTATCCTTGACGCCACTGTGGCTCCGCCGCCGATTTTCAATCCCTTCGACTTCGGCTGCGATATCGTGGTGTATTCCCTGACCAAGATCGTGGGCGGCCATGGCGTGGCCATGGGCGGGGCCATTGTGGAGAAGGGGGATTTCGATTGGGCCGCCGGTGGAAAATATCCTGAATTGACCGCGCCGGACCCGACCTATCACGGCATGAATCTGTGGGAGGTCCTGGGCGGGCCGTCCGGCGAGCCGTGCCCCGTGTTCACCACCAAGGTGCGCATCGGTCTTTTGCGCGATACGGGCGCGGCCCTGTCTCCGCATAACAGCTTCCTTATTCTTCAGGGTATGGAAACCCTGCCCCTGCGCGCGCGGCAACATTGCGAGAACGCCCGCAAGGTCGCGGAATTTCTGGAAGGGCATTATGCCGTGGAGTGGGTCAACTACGCGGGCCTGCCGAGCCATCCCGACTACGACCGGGCCAAGAACACCTTCCCGCTTGGGCCGGGCGCTGTTTTCGGCTTCGGGGTCAAGGGCGGCCTGGAGGCGGGGCGGAAATTCATTGAGTCCGTGGAGCTTTGTTCGCATCTGGCCAATATCCTCGACGCCAAGACCCTGGTCATTCATCCGGCGTCCACCACGCATGGCCAGTCCACTCCCGAGGAGCAGCAGGCGGCGGGCGTGCCCGAAGACCTGGTGCGCATCTCCGTGGGCATCGAGGACGCGGACGACATCATCGACGACCTCGACCGCGCGTTGGCCATGTCCCAACGGTAG